The nucleotide sequence accgaacattcggaaatgttaatatcgcagcacagttggatgaaggacgcgcggtttctattcgtcggcacaaccaaaacgtcgagaaaaaccgccatgttctcggtcgattgatagatgttttgaagttcattggttgtcacgagctgtccctccgtgggcacgatgaacgggctggctcttcaaatagaggggtatttttggatatggtggaatacaccgcatccctagatacagtattgagagatcatcttgatgccgcaactgtttcgaaagggacatctaaggatatccaaaatgatttgctcgactcaatgtataaaatttatttacaacatttggctctggaaattgagaattgccagttcctttcgattcagtctgacgagaaaactgacatcacgtgcgtttcccaactggctgtgatttttcggtttgtgaaagatggtaaacctaccgagagatttcacagctttgtaccaatcgttgatcgcacggcttgcgggatatcggctgtactgaaagaagtgttacagccttacaacgcgaagtcaaaattgatagctcaaacttatgacggcgcggctgtcatgagtgggtcgaaacatggtgttcaagtttatataaaagaagattttcctcatgcgcattttttacattgttatgcacaccaatttaacctcgttattaaaaatatgtgtcttgatacccctctcgtccgtatattttttgcaaatgtttcggggttttcttttttttttccgtttcgccgaagcgctctgacctccttcgccagatatgtagccgccgtctcccagcttgtgcaccaacacgttggaacttccaatcacgcgtggtgcagggcgtgtccgaaattaggtctgagctcattgggtgtttcaatggcattcagagctctccggtttgggacgaacgctctgtgagggaggcggcaggtctaaagcgtctgctagaagatggtgagttttcattttttctcgtttttttctccacaatattctatcacgtggatgtattatacggcgcattgcagtcaaggctaatggatagagcgtctgtgcagtcgtgtatttcagacttctgcgatgctgtatctcgtatccgggaaacaataaaatacgacgacacatggattgcttctttacgccgcgggcaaacaacgcagcgtttgattttgtctgtaAAGGAATGccgtgacattctggtgaatcaaataggcgatcgtctgcgcactgaacaccttgccgcgttctctttgatgaaccccaaaaatttttcaaaatttgcacgtcaatttcccatctatttgttggctactgtctccaaattttaccccatgataaacgtgggtaaattggaaaatgaattgcgatgtatatacaccaatcaaacttttttgaacatcacatcaacttgcgcgctctgtgagttcctcatagataacactctagtaactacctttgcggcgtctgcaaaatttctggacatcattttgacgacgcctatttcttccgccgacgcagagcgaacattcagcacgctgaagcgtattaaaacgtatctcagaaacacaatgaagcaagatagactaaattccttggctgttttatccattcacagagacgttatttctgggatgcatgattttaatcagcgcgttattgagcatttttcttccaagaaaccgcggcgtgttgcatatatgttcaagcagtagaagtctagcagcatatatatctatgagtgagcgacgcatgtccttatctttgcattatttttcctttcttcatagtgacgttttaaaccttattttaggttttgtctgctttcccggagtttctgttaatatgtcattgtatttatctgggtaaatattgcctttccttttggaagaggtttcaaaataaactatgtctatatttattaatcccttgacttggaccggttttaataacactttcttatcgttaaaaattggcgcttttgccgattggttgttaccgatggaatggtttttatactcataaaatgatgggagaacttacagcgctcatcctgtccccgtagatgggggtgacttggtcccgcagtagcttgccccggttgtcaaaatgaccacgcgccgccactggaagAAGGTCAAAATCATCAGCGCAAGTTAACAATATAACATGTAGGAATTTACACACACGCACTCTTCAATTACTAActtactaactaataccttaaCTTTTTCCTCACAGCTGATGTGAAAGAAGTAAGATTCATTGTCCGTTAAGTAAAATGTCTCGCCTTCGCGACTGTTCAGTCGATTTGATATACGttaaacaaatgaaaataatttttttcctttaATTAGTTTAAATATGTTGCCTGCTCTTGGGACATTGACCAAAAGAAATTATACAACAAAATTATTTGGCTCTTATTTGTTGCACCAAATGAAATAAGATTTATGACACAAGAGTCATATTAATATAAACACAAAATAGTATTATTTACGATCATATATTTGCTCATGTTTTGACTTTAATTCTTTCcatattcttttcaaatataAGATTTTACCCAAAATCTAACCTTCGATAACCGCATTCCTGTTTAATTTTCCTGTGCGATTATAAACATAATTTCCTAAAgtggaataataaaaatatgattaaaaattttttgtttttgttaatcTGCCTGACATATTATTACAGCTTTGGCATgtgtaaaatataattaaaaaaataaataaagataattgAGATTAGCAAATCTTTTGGGAAAAGATTATTGTAGTTTCCATTGGGTTGAAGATATTTGGTTACTTCCACTTTGGCccctttttttctaaaatatgaataGGGCAATACTTTCTGTCATGTCTGCTTAATTTtaagaatttttaaaaaagtcgccatgatttaaaaatttctacATTCTGCCAAAGTTGTTATTTCAGTTGCAATcataaataaacaatttcaaCCCTGTTTTAACATTTTCTATCAAAGATCCAAAGAcccaatcaagaaattttttgaTCATTTCTACTGACGTAGTTCTCATAAACACCTGCTGTAATATTTTCTTTGAATAATTCGTGAGGTCGATAAAACTTGTGCATAATGGagtgaaatataaatatatacccGTTCACAAAGTATTTTGCGGTAAACTTGAATCCAGTTTTTGTAACTTCATGTTTAGAGCGGTTTTGCAATCCAAGTCACTCGTGATAGGATCTCCAGCGTCGAATGCAAGGTACCAATTTCTTAGTATCTGAGTGGAAAACAGAACAATGATCAAATATGTGAACGCGAAGGAATTGAGGCTGGTACGGAAAGAGCTTAGCTGAGCAGCAAGTTTGCTGGAAAGATGAGTGGACATTCCGATAAAATTATGAGGgaagtaaattaaaataaactgaTCGTCTTCTAGCGGTGTCTTCGATCTTCAGATACGGAAGATTGAAGTCGATAAGTCGAATAGTTttagaaaaataacaaatatttgtcTGATTTATTCTTATTACCTTATTCTTTGGATTGTCGTTCGGTTATAAAATTTCCATATAAAAAccatgaaatattaaaatactttCAAAGTAATGTAATTACTATAACATACTTTATATTCCAATCAATCCGATTTTTGCTTTGGGGAACTTTACATACATTTTTCCCTGTGATTACCACAGATAGAACagataaattcaataaaaatagtgCTCCCTTCATCTCGAAGTCAGCGGAATAAATGAGATTAAGTGCTGATACAAATGAAAACACCTGACAACTTCAAATGTTTCGGTTCGTGAACGAACATGGCATGAACGGGAATAATACGCACGGCTTGGGATGTTGCTTCGACATTTCTGCATTTTTAGAAAATATGGATCGGGTGATGAATGGGCTTTGTGATCCTTGTCTCCGATATTTAGGTCTTCAagaagtatttattttattctgtgaCCTTTTGATTAAACCACTAGACTTAGAAGGAAAGTCAGTTCAGCATCATTTAAGCGCTTTTTATTAGTATATATCACGATGTAATGCCCcaataacaatgaaaaaatattgtttacatcGCCGTGGAAGTATCGCTACAGTCGTAAGAGTATCACCAACTAGCTAAAATGAATGTCTTGCAATAAAcgaaaaatctgaaatttcattttgcTATATAATTATGTTTTGCTTTTTATAATACGTTAAGTGAAGTAAATTATCGCTCCGTCTATTCGCTCTCAGTAATTTATTTACTTTGCTGTGAACCCCCTTTATTGCAATGTACTTAAataacaattaaattttttatagaCTCTTTTCAAATCCCTGAGACATCTTCAACGAACCCAGGTATTAATCAACGACTCAGTATAAATTCAATTCAGTATTTAATCTAATTATTTGGataaattaaaatgataattcTTTTAACTATAATCTTATTGTCACTTGCAAAACCTCAAATGCGGAGTTCTCTCTATCCGTACTAATTCCAACGCATCTGCTTACATACGGCTATCATTAGGATGAGCTGATTTTTTCATACACGAGTAGTCGTGTCAAACCAATTGAACCGCCCTGCctcaaattactttctttcaatTAATAACAGAATCTTTGTATATTTATTAGCTTTCAAATACTTACAGACATAAAATTGGTAGTATTGAAAATATGCGAAAAAAATGACGCGCTACCGTGATTACGAACACTCCAAAAAAGCATGGATCATGCTTGAGTACGACGCAAAAGTAGCCATTATGGGTCCAGCAAATCGAGGTAACGCGGCAGCCtcggtttgttttagcttcgtcAGTCTGCTTATCAGATTTCGTTTGTCAATTTGTTTGGAGATTTGTTACTGTTTCGCATTTTATTCGGGCAAGTTcagtatttttcttttgctatttgcctCGTGGAATAATACTGGTATCGTGCGATTTCGTGAAAGTTGCGATAGTTGTCTTTCTTATTATTCCGTATGAGCTATGCAACTTTGAAAGCTCATATCTCACTAACCCTATATTATGTTTAGACTAGTTTTGTATTGTTTGGGAGACAATCTAGGaaactaattataattataagaTGAGGATAAAGTGTCGCGATTATCGCACACACATcgacaaaattgaaaagcatgaaatttttttgaaaggtcttcgaattaaataacaaaaacttcgatttgtcCTTGTTTGAACCTAGACCTTTTTTCGTATGGTATCAGTAGATTTATTCAATGTTTTCCAATTCTTCACATGTTCGCTGCCCGAACTTGAGTTAAACAACGACTTTCCCtaattacttcgttacgcaGAGACGTTTGGCAATTATGCTGCACCGTAGCAGTTCTGCGTTACttatgaaaaatacatatcGCTTTCCCTTGCAAGTGGgaaacgtcattaacctaaAGCAGAGATCTCCAACATGGCCGGCGTCATGGTTGAGATTTTTCcagaaaaaattaaatagtaCGATTTTAACTGAGTTTTATCGTGTTATTTAACATCAAGGGTCCGGTACGACAAACTGTGAaacgtaaaacaaaaattccaaCTGTTATTTCACTTCAACACGTTCATAGTTTATTCTAATATAATACAACACAATAATTGAGTTGTAAATTCAATCATTGACAAAATAAACAAGTTTCGGTCAGATCATTGAAGTGTGAATGTATTATTCATTAATTCTGCATATGTGCAGTTAAAGCAAAACTagattattttaaactttttataaagaggtaaatccgcacgCAATGTCCAAGAAGCGTAAATGTTCGGAAGAGCACAGAATATTTCAAGAGAAGTGGGAGGATCtgtattttgtattaaattataataacaaGGTTCAGGGTCTCATATGTTTTGCAATTATTGCTGTTCTGAAGGTATACAACGTTCGATGACATCACGACCCATTAAACAGGGGGAAAACACCATCTCTATACTGAAACAATTCGTCACGTAAAGGCAtcgcaattaaaattttcactgACGAAACTGAGATTTTTCTTTAGACATAAACAAACATTGTGAAGCTTCAGTGAAAGCAAGCTTCTCCATAAGTGAGACGATTGCGAAATAGTCGTGTTCTTTCGTTGAAGGAAGCTTTATTAAAGGTTTATGTTGAAGCAGcattattttgtttcaacaatTAAAGTTAACAAATCAGCCTTTCGCTCACGActaaggatgccaagtatgagtacttacaagtattcgattcttatccgattcctaaatttccgattctcgattccgtATATCGCTTCTCgacatattaccgaaaaaacaTACCCATCcaagcaataccatatgaaatcaagcaAGATTCTGGACGGACCAATCTGTCAcaggagacaaaatcgcacaaaaaaaaaacgaatccctcagaacccacaaaaattaaaaaataaataaacgttaaagccttctagcgtaatatatatatatagtgaagtttgcggcggCGTAGtaactcaacatagcagtaaagcagtttatacatatatgtgaaggaattgccacaaaacgttacacattgtttgcaatccaagttcCAAACTTgagaatcgattccggtgcgtcggaatcgattctagtcgatttcgcgaagaatcgattctgtaatcgaatccggactcgattccgccatccctactCACGACTAACGGACGAGCGTTTGCATGTTGTCTTAAGACTAGCAAACCAACGTAACATCGAGTCTCTCATCGCTACGAAACGGTGCCAAATATCCAGAACAAGTAAATGAATAGGTTTCATGTCTCGttttgtgtaagatttcaacaaatatattcagattttgtttgttattttttgtgtatCAATTTTGTACTTAATTTGTTGGTGTGTGGCCCGCGTCTTcgacaaatttcaaaaagtggcctGTGACGTATTTTAAATCGGAGACCCCCGATCCAAAACATACGTTTGAAGCAGATATTATTTGAACTCGTATCGTGATACCTGTTCACACCATTCCAAATGTTTAAAGCCTGCGTTTTGCATTAATCATTCCAGAAGCTGTTGAAATGTCCGAATTTTCTCGGGACAATTTTTCTTGATTTAACAagctgttgcaacagttgctccaaaaattatagaatgtaaacgGTCTCATGGCTAGCTCATTGTGCggcctaatgaatttcatcgaagcGTACAAGTTGTACATTATAACGTACCAAATTTGAAGACCAGTCGCCGCGACTGGTGTTGCAGAACTTATCAACTTATTGgcaggatatttcgattcttCTGCGTCGGAACATGGGAAAAATTTACTAAGTGATCTAGCGACGCCTTTCTGTCTTCCGCGTTCTcattgataaaacttaattgtaattttaatgatatccaacagtgaaaaattagaCTTCATGCTTCCGGCAGAACCCTATAAAGATGCGGCGTTCAAAGTTTTTGTTTCTGGCATTTTGTTCCGGTCCATAATCAGATACCAAACGTATACATCGTGGCCCTTGTTTTTTAGGAATTATTATCTATGTTTAATCAATCGTTACTTAACTCTTCTTCGGTCCtaaacaaatgataaaaattgagagttttacccaatatttatgccacccatccacaaaagcaatcgtatttttgcgcaAAGTAGAAACTATATTTCGCGCCAATATTTATGCCTTTCATATTATATGCTCGCCAAGTTACTTTTATGACAGATAAAGTTGactgcttgaaatataatttcccatcttgccacaatgtcgcttttaaaattttgaaacgtttccAATATaagattaaataaaaataaaaaacaatatgttaataaaactaCAGCAAGAGCTTAAGTCAGatagataatatatattattttatacactccagattattagatgttcttgtaaCCTTGACATATACCGTTATCcttcattccatgcatgtagtatatttttttaatatattttggtgATGTACACCGTGTTAAAAATTTTATCATGTACGAATAGTTACGAGTTTTTGTAGTGTAATTTCtattgtagttctgtcagtttgttGAAAACAGTTATGTGCAATTAGCGATACTTACATCCGGAACTCTTTTAACAAAATGTTTATCTCTTCGTTTAATATATTTGGTCTTATTgggtgttgatttatcgagttaagttggatgactttaaccttaacttcgtatatgctggACATACCGCCTAGCCGAGTTATCTGAGAAACATCtgtggaaaattaatttttcagaagaatgttcattcgttttgccgctGCGAATGTTTGGTCCGAAAtattgagcatcgttttttttattcaactgtttAACGACCGCAGGTTTCAATCACTTAGTTGGGTtcatacagcgatagaactctTGACCAAAAATGgcgggtgtgacgtcacacaatcgcttataacgttaccaatggttgtcctcacttgtgttatagtcactttgtcTCCAACAAGCCCAGACTTGTCTTCTGAAGCGCAACGAAGCGCTAAATATTAAAGATAGAATGAGCGTGTACAATCTTAACAACTTAAAATTTTGAAGCGGTTGGCTCAGCAGTTGGGTCAACCGAAGAATCCCCCCCAATTGAACGGAGGTGCGTGATTATATTCCGTAAGTGAGCTTGTTTTAAACTCAGATGAAAACACTCTCTATATGCTCTAAGAGGCAATCAAACCAACTTATGTAAAGTTATTTGACAATAAATTCGAATTGAGATTTTCTGTCGCTTTTCTACTTTAAAGGAATGAACTTTAGTCTATTCAATGAAGAACGCTCCAGatgtgtatgtaccaatatgaagggactgaaacctacgtGCAGGGGtaattcacttggctaacacagacagtccccgaactcgcaatagaactgaaataataatgaaaatcggaataaaattacgtGTGCCCAACAAAGGGTATTATATAACATTAATATGAAAGAACAGTTGCAACACTTAATTTAAGTATACCACATCTCCCGAAAGACGATGAATTGTTCACAAAAGCAGGCAGACATGTGCTATCAGataatatatcaaatttataaACAGCCCCTCGATGGTTCTTAATTTGATCAAAATGTTCAGCATGCATTTTGTTAGCCCACAGGTTTTGAAGAATACCTTAGTTCAAAATAAATGAGCTGATGAATTGATTGTCTaacacaggggtgggcaacctttaatacaggagtaccatatacaaataactgggtgaaaccgcgggccgcaacttTATTTagcataggctttctagtagttgcaggcacaaaaatgtAGGttgttgatcttatgacatgcattGTTTGCTTTCCACAATATTGTTGTTGAGGCATTGTAatgtcataggcatagataatgaATTCGACACAGGTATAGGTTTTGCAACGCAATTTTTCCTTTTGTGCAGCATTTGGTCTAACACGTCTCTGGCTGTTAAATGCGGTATTTCTacttattttcatattcattttcaggGATGTTCTCATTGGTGTTTTATTCAACtaccattttattattattattcaggTGCATACTTCGATCACTGTTTATTAATAGTCCCACACTACATTTTATAACCCCAATTCTTCTTGTCATTATTGAATGTGCACCTTCTTTTTTTCTTACGATACCTTAAAAACGTGCACTTTATTCTTCAACTCAGTTACATCCCGCTTTACAACATTTTGTCCAAACTACCTACAGAagtaacatataaaaaaaattctggggTCAGTACCCGGAGGAGCATACTTGTGATGTCGTGTATACATTTGTATTTAAGTTCGTGCAATATGCTTGCATATGTACAAAGTACTCCAACTGAACATGCTAACACTTCCTTGTATTATATAGAGATGCTGCAATAAGTCTGTATATTTATTGAAGTTTGTCATGTCaatttttatcttattttgtaaaatcaaaCGACTTGTCGGAACATCGTGAAAGCTTGAATTTCGGTCGAATTCCAAAATTGCTGAGAGCGTTAATAGCTCTGATAATGGTTGAAACATCTGCATTAGAAGTCGCAGTGACAGCCCATATGATGTAATCACCTAAAAATAGCAATGTTGTTATTACTTTGCTACAGGAAATAATTATTTCCGCTTTTGTTACTGTATCGTTTATTCTAAATAGCAAAGATGAAATAGCTATTGTGAAGAGGTAATGTGCATTTTCCCAGCTGTATGTTATATCGAATCTCTTTATACTGTAAAAACATATTCAAAACAGTAGTCCACATAAATCAATGTTGTAAAAGCTATTATGTATGACCTAAGAAATCATCAAGAGCAGCATAAGATACTAAGGGAATATTATTAAAGTCTCGTACGTCAGACCACCTTAGGGATATTCGAAAAGGGACTCCAACACCAGTTGCCAACCACTTCAACAGGGAAGGGCACAATATAGACGATTTTAATATCCTGGGCATTGACTCACTAACCCACGACGAACTTTACAGGAAAAACAAAGAGCATTTCTGGATTAACAAAATGAAGACTCGGCAACCACATGGAATCAATAGAAAAGATTAAAACTCAAACGGAGAGGGACTTCAACGCAAATACAAAACCAAAAGACAAACAGTACTatcaaaaaaacagcaacaatacaaacaaacatGGTTCAAAAGCAAACAAAGGAAACCACACAAATAGACGAACTTCAACCCAACCACATCAGTTAGACCGACGGTTCGGAGTTGATATGGATTAAATTACCATAGCATCTAAATCAGTTATAGAaaacttaattttaaaataaattaaattcttgtgatctttatatttacagttatatcttgtattgtttgaagaagttagaccatgatctaacgaaagctcacaaatatacttactatttcgttgaaagagatcatgttatttttacttatcaacATAAGATACTAACTACATGCATACGACAATTTTGAAACTGGTAGTAAGTTAATTTTGCTACGTGTATCCAACGAAAAATAAGACATGTAGGTTTTCACATGCACGCACTCTCCAACTTACTAATAACTAATGTCTTACCTTTTTCATCACAGCTAATGTGAA is from Styela clava chromosome 9, kaStyClav1.hap1.2, whole genome shotgun sequence and encodes:
- the LOC120339489 gene encoding uncharacterized protein LOC120339489; this translates as MPKLNLPFGKLIHLFHLLIQRIANQLNSREGETFHLTENESYFFHISCDEKGDYIIWAVTATSNADVSTIIRAINALSNFGIRPKFKLSRCSDKSFDFTK